The following proteins are encoded in a genomic region of Parus major isolate Abel chromosome 18, Parus_major1.1, whole genome shotgun sequence:
- the PECAM1 gene encoding platelet endothelial cell adhesion molecule isoform X10 translates to MYLALLVIFLQCSEVYAQGKVFTFNRVEIRVQPSVKVKNGAPMSISCHADISKNTDFQLKHNFTIFKNGKLVFMTVSDKEDAWYEIPAARSSDTGDYECTVKADGKLSFSNSIYVWVAGMTKPILTADKKEVIEGEVVKLRCELPEEVPPLEFVFRKIKTNSAPKEKHVLEQNQNFSEMEYYVEEGDNILQFDCFGKRQIRSGWESSQHSNRTLVTVKEPFIKPTLITKPSNNVTEGDQIEFECSTVVAQIRDIEIIFQKNRTILNNVRDKKFLKYSTVATQEDSGEYLCKVEQGAVSKTTKLNVYVSELFPRPTLSASMTKLDESKDLILSCSINGVRRANFSMLRKSPSGDVLLKNSRVLPIKVSVNDTGFYTCKAEVKGIVKESKPVWINVYAPVSKPTLSVVSGSPEVVLGKPLHLICHSVMGTPPITFTFYKGDEIKKNVTNDTYATFLDEDIGLNDNGGYKCDARNNHSSGVKTSNILNVTVIVPIRDASLGSIPYGEVEVGSDTAFLCSVKEGSWPIDFKFFKKTDREVLLHEVREYSDRTIWHKKTMKRRDTGTYYCMASNRASVDVRSRPITISVILAAWQKGVIAAFVLTAMAGAGAVALWWFLRKKKKAKGPSMEMSGSPLAPNLTSEKLTRQPSDGNYYSGSGYIEDNENHMKSTDESKGPDLESAEVDYTEVEVSTLDPHRDSVENRNSRIYGHPDAT, encoded by the exons ATGTATCTTGCTCTGCTGGTGATTTTCTTGCAGT gtTCAGAAGTTTATGCTCAGGGGAAAG TTTTTACTTTCAACAGAGTTGAAATCAGGGTTCAGCCATCTGTCAAAGTGAAGAATGGAGCTCCAATGTCAATTAGCTGCCATGCTGATATTAGCAAAAATACTGATTTCCAGCTGAAGcataattttacaatttttaagAATGGGAAGCTTGTGTTTATGACCGTATCAGACAAAGAAGATGCATGGTATGAAATACCTGCAGCCAGGTCTTCAGATACAGGAGACTATGAATGTACTGTGAAAGCAGATGGAAAGCTGAGTTTCAGTAACTCCATCTATGTTTGGGTAGCAG GAATGACCAAGCCAATCCTGACTGCAGACAAAAAAGAAGTTATAGAGGGTGAAGTTGTGAAATTACGTTGTGAGCTGCCAGAAGAAGTACCTCCTTTAGAGTTCGTTTTCCGGAAGATAAAGACAAATTCAGCACCTAAGGAAAAACATGTActtgaacaaaaccaaaatttttctgaaatggaataTTATGTTGAAGAGGGAgataatattttacaatttgATTGCTTTGGCAAGAGACAAATAAGATCGGGATGGGAAAGCTCACAACACAGCAACAGAACACTTGTTACAGTCAAGG AACCATTTATAAAGCCCACTCTGATCACCAAGCCCTCGAATAATGTTACAGAGGGAGACCAAATAGAATTTGAATGCTCAACTGTGGTAGCTCAAATTCGTGACATTGAAATCAtcttccagaaaaacagaacaataCTGAACAATGTACGAGATaagaaatttttgaaatacTCTACAGTAGCTACTCAAGAGGACAGTGGTGAATACCTGTGTAAGGTGGAGCAAGGAGCGGTGTCTAAAACCACCAAACTGAATGTCTATGTGTCAG AATTATTCCCCAGGCCAACGCTGTCTGCTTCTATGACTAAGTTGGATGAAAGTAAAGATTTGATTTTGAGTTGCAGCATTAATGGTGTTCGGAGAGCCAACTTCTCTATGTTACGGAAAAGTCCCAGTGGAGATGTCCTGTTGAAAAATTCTAGAGTCTTACCAATTAAAGTTAGTGTGAATGATACTGGATTTTACACCTGCAAAGCTGAAGTAAAAGGAATAGTCAAGGAGAGCAAACCTGTATGGATAAATGTTTATG CTCCAGTCTCCAAGCCAACTCTTTCTGTTGTCAGTGGTTCACCAGAGGTGGTATTAGGGAAGCCTCTACATTTAATCTGTCATTCAGTGATGGGAACACCACCAATAACATTCACATTCTACAAAGGggatgaaataaagaaaaatgtaactaATGACACATATGCTACATTCTTGGATGAAGATATTGGGCTAAATGACAATGGAGGATACAAATGTGATGCTAGAAACAATCACTCCAGTGGTGTGAAAACTAGCAACATTCTAAATGTCACAGTGATAG TGCCAATCAGGGATGCCAGTTTGGGCAGTATTCCGTATGGAGAAGTAGAAGTTGGCAGTGATactgctttcctctgctctgtaAAAGAAGGATCTTGGCCAATTGACttcaagttttttaaaaaaactgatcGTGAAGTTCTTCTCCATGAAGTAAGGGAATATTCAGACAGAACCATATGGCACAAGAAAACAATGAAGAGGAGGGATACAGGGACTTACTATTGCATGGCTTCGAACCGAGCCAGCGTGGATGTGAGGAGCCGTCCAATAACCATCAGTG TCATCTTAGCAGCGTGGCAGAAAGGAGTCATTGCTGCATTTGTCCTAACAgccatggcaggagcaggagcagtcGCTTTGTGGTGGTTTTTGCGTAAGAAGAAAAAGG CTAAAGGACCATCCATGGAGATGTCTGG ttctcCCTTGGCTCCAAACTTGACAAGTGAAAAACTAACAAGACAGCCCAGTGATGGAAACTACTATTCAG GATCAGGTTACATTGAAGATAATGAAAACCACATGAAATCAACAGATGAGAGTAAAG GACCTGACCTTGAGAGTGCTGAGGTGGATTACACTGAAGTTGAAGTCTCCACGCTTGATCCTCACAGAG
- the PECAM1 gene encoding platelet endothelial cell adhesion molecule isoform X7 — protein sequence MYLALLVIFLQCSEVYAQGKVFTFNRVEIRVQPSVKVKNGAPMSISCHADISKNTDFQLKHNFTIFKNGKLVFMTVSDKEDAWYEIPAARSSDTGDYECTVKADGKLSFSNSIYVWVAGMTKPILTADKKEVIEGEVVKLRCELPEEVPPLEFVFRKIKTNSAPKEKHVLEQNQNFSEMEYYVEEGDNILQFDCFGKRQIRSGWESSQHSNRTLVTVKEPFIKPTLITKPSNNVTEGDQIEFECSTVVAQIRDIEIIFQKNRTILNNVRDKKFLKYSTVATQEDSGEYLCKVEQGAVSKTTKLNVYVSELFPRPTLSASMTKLDESKDLILSCSINGVRRANFSMLRKSPSGDVLLKNSRVLPIKVSVNDTGFYTCKAEVKGIVKESKPVWINVYAPVSKPTLSVVSGSPEVVLGKPLHLICHSVMGTPPITFTFYKGDEIKKNVTNDTYATFLDEDIGLNDNGGYKCDARNNHSSGVKTSNILNVTVIVPIRDASLGSIPYGEVEVGSDTAFLCSVKEGSWPIDFKFFKKTDREVLLHEVREYSDRTIWHKKTMKRRDTGTYYCMASNRASVDVRSRPITISVILAAWQKGVIAAFVLTAMAGAGAVALWWFLRKKKKAKGPSMEMSGSPLAPNLTSEKLTRQPSDGNYYSGSGYIEDNENHMKSTDESKGPDLESAEVDYTEVEVSTLDPHRAPEQKGTETVYSEIRKTYNAENIWAS from the exons ATGTATCTTGCTCTGCTGGTGATTTTCTTGCAGT gtTCAGAAGTTTATGCTCAGGGGAAAG TTTTTACTTTCAACAGAGTTGAAATCAGGGTTCAGCCATCTGTCAAAGTGAAGAATGGAGCTCCAATGTCAATTAGCTGCCATGCTGATATTAGCAAAAATACTGATTTCCAGCTGAAGcataattttacaatttttaagAATGGGAAGCTTGTGTTTATGACCGTATCAGACAAAGAAGATGCATGGTATGAAATACCTGCAGCCAGGTCTTCAGATACAGGAGACTATGAATGTACTGTGAAAGCAGATGGAAAGCTGAGTTTCAGTAACTCCATCTATGTTTGGGTAGCAG GAATGACCAAGCCAATCCTGACTGCAGACAAAAAAGAAGTTATAGAGGGTGAAGTTGTGAAATTACGTTGTGAGCTGCCAGAAGAAGTACCTCCTTTAGAGTTCGTTTTCCGGAAGATAAAGACAAATTCAGCACCTAAGGAAAAACATGTActtgaacaaaaccaaaatttttctgaaatggaataTTATGTTGAAGAGGGAgataatattttacaatttgATTGCTTTGGCAAGAGACAAATAAGATCGGGATGGGAAAGCTCACAACACAGCAACAGAACACTTGTTACAGTCAAGG AACCATTTATAAAGCCCACTCTGATCACCAAGCCCTCGAATAATGTTACAGAGGGAGACCAAATAGAATTTGAATGCTCAACTGTGGTAGCTCAAATTCGTGACATTGAAATCAtcttccagaaaaacagaacaataCTGAACAATGTACGAGATaagaaatttttgaaatacTCTACAGTAGCTACTCAAGAGGACAGTGGTGAATACCTGTGTAAGGTGGAGCAAGGAGCGGTGTCTAAAACCACCAAACTGAATGTCTATGTGTCAG AATTATTCCCCAGGCCAACGCTGTCTGCTTCTATGACTAAGTTGGATGAAAGTAAAGATTTGATTTTGAGTTGCAGCATTAATGGTGTTCGGAGAGCCAACTTCTCTATGTTACGGAAAAGTCCCAGTGGAGATGTCCTGTTGAAAAATTCTAGAGTCTTACCAATTAAAGTTAGTGTGAATGATACTGGATTTTACACCTGCAAAGCTGAAGTAAAAGGAATAGTCAAGGAGAGCAAACCTGTATGGATAAATGTTTATG CTCCAGTCTCCAAGCCAACTCTTTCTGTTGTCAGTGGTTCACCAGAGGTGGTATTAGGGAAGCCTCTACATTTAATCTGTCATTCAGTGATGGGAACACCACCAATAACATTCACATTCTACAAAGGggatgaaataaagaaaaatgtaactaATGACACATATGCTACATTCTTGGATGAAGATATTGGGCTAAATGACAATGGAGGATACAAATGTGATGCTAGAAACAATCACTCCAGTGGTGTGAAAACTAGCAACATTCTAAATGTCACAGTGATAG TGCCAATCAGGGATGCCAGTTTGGGCAGTATTCCGTATGGAGAAGTAGAAGTTGGCAGTGATactgctttcctctgctctgtaAAAGAAGGATCTTGGCCAATTGACttcaagttttttaaaaaaactgatcGTGAAGTTCTTCTCCATGAAGTAAGGGAATATTCAGACAGAACCATATGGCACAAGAAAACAATGAAGAGGAGGGATACAGGGACTTACTATTGCATGGCTTCGAACCGAGCCAGCGTGGATGTGAGGAGCCGTCCAATAACCATCAGTG TCATCTTAGCAGCGTGGCAGAAAGGAGTCATTGCTGCATTTGTCCTAACAgccatggcaggagcaggagcagtcGCTTTGTGGTGGTTTTTGCGTAAGAAGAAAAAGG CTAAAGGACCATCCATGGAGATGTCTGG ttctcCCTTGGCTCCAAACTTGACAAGTGAAAAACTAACAAGACAGCCCAGTGATGGAAACTACTATTCAG GATCAGGTTACATTGAAGATAATGAAAACCACATGAAATCAACAGATGAGAGTAAAG GACCTGACCTTGAGAGTGCTGAGGTGGATTACACTGAAGTTGAAGTCTCCACGCTTGATCCTCACAGAG ctcctgaaCAGAAGGGGACTGAAACAGTTTATAGTGAAATCAGAAAAACTTATAATG
- the PECAM1 gene encoding platelet endothelial cell adhesion molecule isoform X31 — protein sequence MYLALLVIFLQCSEVYAQGKVFTFNRVEIRVQPSVKVKNGAPMSISCHADISKNTDFQLKHNFTIFKNGKLVFMTVSDKEDAWYEIPAARSSDTGDYECTVKADGKLSFSNSIYVWVAGMTKPILTADKKEVIEGEVVKLRCELPEEVPPLEFVFRKIKTNSAPKEKHVLEQNQNFSEMEYYVEEGDNILQFDCFGKRQIRSGWESSQHSNRTLVTVKEPFIKPTLITKPSNNVTEGDQIEFECSTVVAQIRDIEIIFQKNRTILNNVRDKKFLKYSTVATQEDSGEYLCKVEQGAVSKTTKLNVYVSELFPRPTLSASMTKLDESKDLILSCSINGVRRANFSMLRKSPSGDVLLKNSRVLPIKVSVNDTGFYTCKAEVKGIVKESKPVWINVYAPVSKPTLSVVSGSPEVVLGKPLHLICHSVMGTPPITFTFYKGDEIKKNVTNDTYATFLDEDIGLNDNGGYKCDARNNHSSGVKTSNILNVTVIVPIRDASLGSIPYGEVEVGSDTAFLCSVKEGSWPIDFKFFKKTDREVLLHEVREYSDRTIWHKKTMKRRDTGTYYCMASNRASVDVRSRPITISVILAAWQKGVIAAFVLTAMAGAGAVALWWFLRKKKKAKGPSMEMSGSPLAPNLTSEKLTRQPSDGNYYSENIWAS from the exons ATGTATCTTGCTCTGCTGGTGATTTTCTTGCAGT gtTCAGAAGTTTATGCTCAGGGGAAAG TTTTTACTTTCAACAGAGTTGAAATCAGGGTTCAGCCATCTGTCAAAGTGAAGAATGGAGCTCCAATGTCAATTAGCTGCCATGCTGATATTAGCAAAAATACTGATTTCCAGCTGAAGcataattttacaatttttaagAATGGGAAGCTTGTGTTTATGACCGTATCAGACAAAGAAGATGCATGGTATGAAATACCTGCAGCCAGGTCTTCAGATACAGGAGACTATGAATGTACTGTGAAAGCAGATGGAAAGCTGAGTTTCAGTAACTCCATCTATGTTTGGGTAGCAG GAATGACCAAGCCAATCCTGACTGCAGACAAAAAAGAAGTTATAGAGGGTGAAGTTGTGAAATTACGTTGTGAGCTGCCAGAAGAAGTACCTCCTTTAGAGTTCGTTTTCCGGAAGATAAAGACAAATTCAGCACCTAAGGAAAAACATGTActtgaacaaaaccaaaatttttctgaaatggaataTTATGTTGAAGAGGGAgataatattttacaatttgATTGCTTTGGCAAGAGACAAATAAGATCGGGATGGGAAAGCTCACAACACAGCAACAGAACACTTGTTACAGTCAAGG AACCATTTATAAAGCCCACTCTGATCACCAAGCCCTCGAATAATGTTACAGAGGGAGACCAAATAGAATTTGAATGCTCAACTGTGGTAGCTCAAATTCGTGACATTGAAATCAtcttccagaaaaacagaacaataCTGAACAATGTACGAGATaagaaatttttgaaatacTCTACAGTAGCTACTCAAGAGGACAGTGGTGAATACCTGTGTAAGGTGGAGCAAGGAGCGGTGTCTAAAACCACCAAACTGAATGTCTATGTGTCAG AATTATTCCCCAGGCCAACGCTGTCTGCTTCTATGACTAAGTTGGATGAAAGTAAAGATTTGATTTTGAGTTGCAGCATTAATGGTGTTCGGAGAGCCAACTTCTCTATGTTACGGAAAAGTCCCAGTGGAGATGTCCTGTTGAAAAATTCTAGAGTCTTACCAATTAAAGTTAGTGTGAATGATACTGGATTTTACACCTGCAAAGCTGAAGTAAAAGGAATAGTCAAGGAGAGCAAACCTGTATGGATAAATGTTTATG CTCCAGTCTCCAAGCCAACTCTTTCTGTTGTCAGTGGTTCACCAGAGGTGGTATTAGGGAAGCCTCTACATTTAATCTGTCATTCAGTGATGGGAACACCACCAATAACATTCACATTCTACAAAGGggatgaaataaagaaaaatgtaactaATGACACATATGCTACATTCTTGGATGAAGATATTGGGCTAAATGACAATGGAGGATACAAATGTGATGCTAGAAACAATCACTCCAGTGGTGTGAAAACTAGCAACATTCTAAATGTCACAGTGATAG TGCCAATCAGGGATGCCAGTTTGGGCAGTATTCCGTATGGAGAAGTAGAAGTTGGCAGTGATactgctttcctctgctctgtaAAAGAAGGATCTTGGCCAATTGACttcaagttttttaaaaaaactgatcGTGAAGTTCTTCTCCATGAAGTAAGGGAATATTCAGACAGAACCATATGGCACAAGAAAACAATGAAGAGGAGGGATACAGGGACTTACTATTGCATGGCTTCGAACCGAGCCAGCGTGGATGTGAGGAGCCGTCCAATAACCATCAGTG TCATCTTAGCAGCGTGGCAGAAAGGAGTCATTGCTGCATTTGTCCTAACAgccatggcaggagcaggagcagtcGCTTTGTGGTGGTTTTTGCGTAAGAAGAAAAAGG CTAAAGGACCATCCATGGAGATGTCTGG ttctcCCTTGGCTCCAAACTTGACAAGTGAAAAACTAACAAGACAGCCCAGTGATGGAAACTACTATTCAG
- the PECAM1 gene encoding platelet endothelial cell adhesion molecule isoform X8 — protein sequence MYLALLVIFLQCSEVYAQGKVFTFNRVEIRVQPSVKVKNGAPMSISCHADISKNTDFQLKHNFTIFKNGKLVFMTVSDKEDAWYEIPAARSSDTGDYECTVKADGKLSFSNSIYVWVAGMTKPILTADKKEVIEGEVVKLRCELPEEVPPLEFVFRKIKTNSAPKEKHVLEQNQNFSEMEYYVEEGDNILQFDCFGKRQIRSGWESSQHSNRTLVTVKEPFIKPTLITKPSNNVTEGDQIEFECSTVVAQIRDIEIIFQKNRTILNNVRDKKFLKYSTVATQEDSGEYLCKVEQGAVSKTTKLNVYVSELFPRPTLSASMTKLDESKDLILSCSINGVRRANFSMLRKSPSGDVLLKNSRVLPIKVSVNDTGFYTCKAEVKGIVKESKPVWINVYAPVSKPTLSVVSGSPEVVLGKPLHLICHSVMGTPPITFTFYKGDEIKKNVTNDTYATFLDEDIGLNDNGGYKCDARNNHSSGVKTSNILNVTVIVPIRDASLGSIPYGEVEVGSDTAFLCSVKEGSWPIDFKFFKKTDREVLLHEVREYSDRTIWHKKTMKRRDTGTYYCMASNRASVDVRSRPITISVILAAWQKGVIAAFVLTAMAGAGAVALWWFLRKKKKAKGPSMEMSGSPLAPNLTSEKLTRQPSDGNYYSGSGYIEDNENHMKSTDESKGPDLESAEVDYTEVEVSTLDPHRAPEQKGTETVYSEIRKTYNENIWAS from the exons ATGTATCTTGCTCTGCTGGTGATTTTCTTGCAGT gtTCAGAAGTTTATGCTCAGGGGAAAG TTTTTACTTTCAACAGAGTTGAAATCAGGGTTCAGCCATCTGTCAAAGTGAAGAATGGAGCTCCAATGTCAATTAGCTGCCATGCTGATATTAGCAAAAATACTGATTTCCAGCTGAAGcataattttacaatttttaagAATGGGAAGCTTGTGTTTATGACCGTATCAGACAAAGAAGATGCATGGTATGAAATACCTGCAGCCAGGTCTTCAGATACAGGAGACTATGAATGTACTGTGAAAGCAGATGGAAAGCTGAGTTTCAGTAACTCCATCTATGTTTGGGTAGCAG GAATGACCAAGCCAATCCTGACTGCAGACAAAAAAGAAGTTATAGAGGGTGAAGTTGTGAAATTACGTTGTGAGCTGCCAGAAGAAGTACCTCCTTTAGAGTTCGTTTTCCGGAAGATAAAGACAAATTCAGCACCTAAGGAAAAACATGTActtgaacaaaaccaaaatttttctgaaatggaataTTATGTTGAAGAGGGAgataatattttacaatttgATTGCTTTGGCAAGAGACAAATAAGATCGGGATGGGAAAGCTCACAACACAGCAACAGAACACTTGTTACAGTCAAGG AACCATTTATAAAGCCCACTCTGATCACCAAGCCCTCGAATAATGTTACAGAGGGAGACCAAATAGAATTTGAATGCTCAACTGTGGTAGCTCAAATTCGTGACATTGAAATCAtcttccagaaaaacagaacaataCTGAACAATGTACGAGATaagaaatttttgaaatacTCTACAGTAGCTACTCAAGAGGACAGTGGTGAATACCTGTGTAAGGTGGAGCAAGGAGCGGTGTCTAAAACCACCAAACTGAATGTCTATGTGTCAG AATTATTCCCCAGGCCAACGCTGTCTGCTTCTATGACTAAGTTGGATGAAAGTAAAGATTTGATTTTGAGTTGCAGCATTAATGGTGTTCGGAGAGCCAACTTCTCTATGTTACGGAAAAGTCCCAGTGGAGATGTCCTGTTGAAAAATTCTAGAGTCTTACCAATTAAAGTTAGTGTGAATGATACTGGATTTTACACCTGCAAAGCTGAAGTAAAAGGAATAGTCAAGGAGAGCAAACCTGTATGGATAAATGTTTATG CTCCAGTCTCCAAGCCAACTCTTTCTGTTGTCAGTGGTTCACCAGAGGTGGTATTAGGGAAGCCTCTACATTTAATCTGTCATTCAGTGATGGGAACACCACCAATAACATTCACATTCTACAAAGGggatgaaataaagaaaaatgtaactaATGACACATATGCTACATTCTTGGATGAAGATATTGGGCTAAATGACAATGGAGGATACAAATGTGATGCTAGAAACAATCACTCCAGTGGTGTGAAAACTAGCAACATTCTAAATGTCACAGTGATAG TGCCAATCAGGGATGCCAGTTTGGGCAGTATTCCGTATGGAGAAGTAGAAGTTGGCAGTGATactgctttcctctgctctgtaAAAGAAGGATCTTGGCCAATTGACttcaagttttttaaaaaaactgatcGTGAAGTTCTTCTCCATGAAGTAAGGGAATATTCAGACAGAACCATATGGCACAAGAAAACAATGAAGAGGAGGGATACAGGGACTTACTATTGCATGGCTTCGAACCGAGCCAGCGTGGATGTGAGGAGCCGTCCAATAACCATCAGTG TCATCTTAGCAGCGTGGCAGAAAGGAGTCATTGCTGCATTTGTCCTAACAgccatggcaggagcaggagcagtcGCTTTGTGGTGGTTTTTGCGTAAGAAGAAAAAGG CTAAAGGACCATCCATGGAGATGTCTGG ttctcCCTTGGCTCCAAACTTGACAAGTGAAAAACTAACAAGACAGCCCAGTGATGGAAACTACTATTCAG GATCAGGTTACATTGAAGATAATGAAAACCACATGAAATCAACAGATGAGAGTAAAG GACCTGACCTTGAGAGTGCTGAGGTGGATTACACTGAAGTTGAAGTCTCCACGCTTGATCCTCACAGAG ctcctgaaCAGAAGGGGACTGAAACAGTTTATAGTGAAATCAGAAAAACTTATAATG
- the PECAM1 gene encoding platelet endothelial cell adhesion molecule isoform X18: MYLALLVIFLQCSEVYAQGKVFTFNRVEIRVQPSVKVKNGAPMSISCHADISKNTDFQLKHNFTIFKNGKLVFMTVSDKEDAWYEIPAARSSDTGDYECTVKADGKLSFSNSIYVWVAGMTKPILTADKKEVIEGEVVKLRCELPEEVPPLEFVFRKIKTNSAPKEKHVLEQNQNFSEMEYYVEEGDNILQFDCFGKRQIRSGWESSQHSNRTLVTVKEPFIKPTLITKPSNNVTEGDQIEFECSTVVAQIRDIEIIFQKNRTILNNVRDKKFLKYSTVATQEDSGEYLCKVEQGAVSKTTKLNVYVSELFPRPTLSASMTKLDESKDLILSCSINGVRRANFSMLRKSPSGDVLLKNSRVLPIKVSVNDTGFYTCKAEVKGIVKESKPVWINVYAPVSKPTLSVVSGSPEVVLGKPLHLICHSVMGTPPITFTFYKGDEIKKNVTNDTYATFLDEDIGLNDNGGYKCDARNNHSSGVKTSNILNVTVIVPIRDASLGSIPYGEVEVGSDTAFLCSVKEGSWPIDFKFFKKTDREVLLHEVREYSDRTIWHKKTMKRRDTGTYYCMASNRASVDVRSRPITISVILAAWQKGVIAAFVLTAMAGAGAVALWWFLRKKKKAKGPSMEMSGSPLAPNLTSEKLTRQPSDGNYYSGPDLESAEVDYTEVEVSTLDPHRDSVENRNSQRIYGHPDAT; this comes from the exons ATGTATCTTGCTCTGCTGGTGATTTTCTTGCAGT gtTCAGAAGTTTATGCTCAGGGGAAAG TTTTTACTTTCAACAGAGTTGAAATCAGGGTTCAGCCATCTGTCAAAGTGAAGAATGGAGCTCCAATGTCAATTAGCTGCCATGCTGATATTAGCAAAAATACTGATTTCCAGCTGAAGcataattttacaatttttaagAATGGGAAGCTTGTGTTTATGACCGTATCAGACAAAGAAGATGCATGGTATGAAATACCTGCAGCCAGGTCTTCAGATACAGGAGACTATGAATGTACTGTGAAAGCAGATGGAAAGCTGAGTTTCAGTAACTCCATCTATGTTTGGGTAGCAG GAATGACCAAGCCAATCCTGACTGCAGACAAAAAAGAAGTTATAGAGGGTGAAGTTGTGAAATTACGTTGTGAGCTGCCAGAAGAAGTACCTCCTTTAGAGTTCGTTTTCCGGAAGATAAAGACAAATTCAGCACCTAAGGAAAAACATGTActtgaacaaaaccaaaatttttctgaaatggaataTTATGTTGAAGAGGGAgataatattttacaatttgATTGCTTTGGCAAGAGACAAATAAGATCGGGATGGGAAAGCTCACAACACAGCAACAGAACACTTGTTACAGTCAAGG AACCATTTATAAAGCCCACTCTGATCACCAAGCCCTCGAATAATGTTACAGAGGGAGACCAAATAGAATTTGAATGCTCAACTGTGGTAGCTCAAATTCGTGACATTGAAATCAtcttccagaaaaacagaacaataCTGAACAATGTACGAGATaagaaatttttgaaatacTCTACAGTAGCTACTCAAGAGGACAGTGGTGAATACCTGTGTAAGGTGGAGCAAGGAGCGGTGTCTAAAACCACCAAACTGAATGTCTATGTGTCAG AATTATTCCCCAGGCCAACGCTGTCTGCTTCTATGACTAAGTTGGATGAAAGTAAAGATTTGATTTTGAGTTGCAGCATTAATGGTGTTCGGAGAGCCAACTTCTCTATGTTACGGAAAAGTCCCAGTGGAGATGTCCTGTTGAAAAATTCTAGAGTCTTACCAATTAAAGTTAGTGTGAATGATACTGGATTTTACACCTGCAAAGCTGAAGTAAAAGGAATAGTCAAGGAGAGCAAACCTGTATGGATAAATGTTTATG CTCCAGTCTCCAAGCCAACTCTTTCTGTTGTCAGTGGTTCACCAGAGGTGGTATTAGGGAAGCCTCTACATTTAATCTGTCATTCAGTGATGGGAACACCACCAATAACATTCACATTCTACAAAGGggatgaaataaagaaaaatgtaactaATGACACATATGCTACATTCTTGGATGAAGATATTGGGCTAAATGACAATGGAGGATACAAATGTGATGCTAGAAACAATCACTCCAGTGGTGTGAAAACTAGCAACATTCTAAATGTCACAGTGATAG TGCCAATCAGGGATGCCAGTTTGGGCAGTATTCCGTATGGAGAAGTAGAAGTTGGCAGTGATactgctttcctctgctctgtaAAAGAAGGATCTTGGCCAATTGACttcaagttttttaaaaaaactgatcGTGAAGTTCTTCTCCATGAAGTAAGGGAATATTCAGACAGAACCATATGGCACAAGAAAACAATGAAGAGGAGGGATACAGGGACTTACTATTGCATGGCTTCGAACCGAGCCAGCGTGGATGTGAGGAGCCGTCCAATAACCATCAGTG TCATCTTAGCAGCGTGGCAGAAAGGAGTCATTGCTGCATTTGTCCTAACAgccatggcaggagcaggagcagtcGCTTTGTGGTGGTTTTTGCGTAAGAAGAAAAAGG CTAAAGGACCATCCATGGAGATGTCTGG ttctcCCTTGGCTCCAAACTTGACAAGTGAAAAACTAACAAGACAGCCCAGTGATGGAAACTACTATTCAG GACCTGACCTTGAGAGTGCTGAGGTGGATTACACTGAAGTTGAAGTCTCCACGCTTGATCCTCACAGAG